From the genome of Actinacidiphila yeochonensis CN732, one region includes:
- a CDS encoding DUF6230 family protein: protein MESLVRGGTRWRRFALVMVPSVAATAAIGVALAQGALAASFSVSGQEFKVHADQLNGSGFVQYGTVDVQHDGTGVPVAVSAFKSATITGLCQSVVVPTPIGKVTLRLTAGNNGKKVQATNLYIDLTQLDADATFKDINIGVAAGDTNPGYAVPEASVGKDEKYGGASSFAQEARAAVLTDVDQTAWATSAGTFKLSGLSMSVKKGSGAKVECY, encoded by the coding sequence ATGGAGTCCCTCGTCAGAGGCGGTACCAGATGGCGGCGGTTCGCCCTCGTCATGGTGCCGAGTGTCGCGGCAACGGCCGCGATAGGCGTGGCGCTGGCGCAGGGTGCGCTCGCCGCGTCGTTCAGCGTGTCCGGCCAGGAGTTCAAGGTCCACGCCGACCAGTTGAACGGCAGTGGGTTCGTGCAGTACGGCACCGTCGACGTGCAGCACGACGGGACCGGGGTGCCGGTCGCGGTGTCCGCGTTCAAGTCGGCCACCATCACCGGCCTGTGCCAGTCGGTCGTGGTCCCGACGCCGATCGGCAAGGTGACGCTGCGTCTGACCGCCGGCAACAACGGCAAGAAGGTCCAGGCCACCAACCTCTACATCGACCTGACCCAGCTCGATGCAGACGCCACTTTCAAGGACATCAACATCGGTGTCGCGGCGGGTGACACGAACCCGGGCTACGCGGTCCCCGAGGCGTCGGTCGGCAAGGACGAGAAGTACGGCGGCGCGTCGTCCTTCGCCCAGGAGGCCAGGGCCGCGGTGCTGACCGACGTGGACCAGACCGCCTGGGCGACGAGCGCGGGCACCTTCAAGCTGTCGGGCCTCAGCATGAGCGTCAAGAAGGGCTCCGGCGCCAAAGTCGAGTGCTACTAG
- the pta gene encoding phosphate acetyltransferase codes for MTRSVYVTGIGRGDGRQVVELGVMELLTRQVDRVGVYRPLVHDAPDRIFELLRSRYRLTQDESTVFGLGYAEAATLQAEQGQAALTARLVEGYLRVAAEYDTVLILGSDFANTNLPAELGVNARLANECGASVLPVIGGRDQEAQSVVAEVRNAVHAYTNLGCDVIAMIANRVAPDQAEAIREQLDRTLDLPVYVLPDEKALSAPTVRQIVEALDAQVLLGDDAGLSRDAMDFVFGGAMLPAFLPALTPGCVVVTPGDRADLIVGALAAHSAGAPPIAGVLLTLDERPGEQVLALASRLAPGTPVLSVPSGSFPTAAELFGLDGRLDADTPRKAETALGLFETHVATADLTERLSVARSARVTPMMFEHALLERARAARRRIVLPEGTEERILRAAEVLLRRGVCDLVLLGEEDAIRKRAADLGIALDDPAVTLVDPQTSPLRERFAARYAELRAHKGVTLELAHDVVADVSYFGTLMVEQGLADGMVSGAVHSTAATVRPAFEVIRTRPDASIVSSVFFMCLADRVLVYGDCAVIPDPDAEQLADIAIQASGTASRFGVQPRVAMLSYSTGTSGSGADVDKVRAATELVRVRRPDLLVEGPIQYDAAVSPVVAATKLPGSEVAGQATVLVFPDLNTGNNTYKAVQRSAGAVAVGPVLQGLRKPVNDLSRGALVQDIVNTVAITAIQAQEDEA; via the coding sequence GTGACGCGCAGCGTCTATGTCACAGGGATCGGCCGCGGGGACGGCCGGCAGGTCGTCGAGCTCGGCGTGATGGAGCTGCTGACCCGGCAGGTCGACAGGGTGGGTGTCTACCGGCCGCTCGTCCATGACGCCCCCGACCGCATCTTCGAGCTGCTGCGCAGCCGCTACCGGCTCACCCAGGACGAATCGACCGTTTTCGGCCTGGGGTACGCGGAGGCCGCGACGCTCCAGGCGGAGCAGGGCCAGGCGGCGCTCACCGCGCGGCTGGTGGAGGGCTACCTGCGGGTGGCCGCGGAGTACGACACGGTGCTGATCCTCGGCTCGGACTTCGCCAACACCAACCTGCCGGCCGAGCTGGGGGTGAACGCCCGGCTGGCGAACGAGTGCGGCGCGTCGGTGCTGCCGGTGATAGGCGGGCGCGACCAGGAGGCGCAGTCCGTGGTCGCCGAGGTCCGCAACGCGGTGCACGCGTACACCAACCTCGGCTGCGACGTGATCGCCATGATCGCCAACCGGGTGGCCCCGGACCAGGCCGAGGCGATCCGCGAGCAGCTGGACCGCACCCTGGACCTGCCGGTGTACGTCCTGCCGGACGAGAAGGCGCTGTCCGCCCCGACGGTCCGGCAGATCGTGGAGGCGCTGGACGCGCAGGTGCTGCTCGGCGACGACGCCGGCCTGTCCCGGGACGCGATGGACTTCGTCTTCGGCGGCGCGATGCTGCCGGCGTTCCTGCCCGCGCTGACCCCGGGCTGCGTGGTGGTCACCCCGGGCGACCGGGCCGACCTGATCGTGGGCGCCCTCGCGGCGCACTCGGCCGGGGCGCCGCCCATCGCGGGCGTGCTGCTCACCCTGGACGAGCGGCCCGGCGAGCAGGTCCTGGCGCTGGCCTCCCGGCTCGCCCCGGGCACGCCGGTGCTGTCGGTGCCCTCGGGGTCGTTCCCGACCGCGGCGGAGCTGTTCGGGCTGGACGGCCGGCTGGACGCGGACACCCCGCGCAAGGCGGAGACGGCGCTGGGCCTGTTCGAGACGCACGTGGCCACCGCCGACCTCACCGAGCGGCTGTCGGTGGCGCGCTCGGCGCGGGTCACGCCGATGATGTTCGAGCACGCCCTGCTGGAGCGGGCCCGCGCCGCGCGGCGGCGGATCGTGCTGCCGGAGGGCACCGAGGAGCGCATCCTGCGGGCCGCCGAGGTGCTGCTGCGCCGCGGCGTGTGCGACCTGGTGCTGCTCGGCGAGGAGGACGCGATCCGCAAGCGGGCCGCCGACCTCGGCATCGCGCTGGACGACCCGGCGGTGACCCTGGTGGACCCGCAGACCTCGCCGCTGCGGGAACGGTTCGCCGCCCGCTACGCCGAGTTGCGCGCCCACAAGGGGGTCACCCTTGAGCTGGCCCACGACGTGGTCGCGGACGTGTCGTACTTCGGCACGCTGATGGTGGAGCAGGGCCTGGCCGACGGCATGGTCTCGGGCGCGGTGCACTCCACGGCGGCCACCGTGCGGCCGGCCTTCGAGGTGATCAGGACGCGGCCGGACGCGTCGATCGTGTCCTCGGTGTTCTTCATGTGCCTGGCCGACCGGGTGCTGGTCTACGGCGACTGCGCGGTCATCCCGGACCCGGACGCCGAGCAGCTGGCGGACATCGCGATCCAGGCCTCGGGCACCGCCTCCCGGTTCGGCGTGCAGCCGCGGGTGGCGATGCTGTCGTACTCGACGGGCACCTCCGGCTCGGGCGCGGACGTGGACAAGGTCCGCGCGGCCACCGAGCTGGTGCGGGTGCGGCGGCCCGACCTGCTGGTGGAGGGGCCGATCCAGTACGACGCGGCGGTCTCCCCGGTGGTGGCCGCGACGAAGCTGCCGGGCAGCGAGGTCGCCGGCCAGGCCACGGTGCTGGTCTTCCCGGACCTGAACACCGGCAACAACACGTACAAGGCGGTGCAGCGCTCGGCGGGCGCGGTCGCGGTCGGCCCGGTCCTCCAGGGGCTGCGCAAGCCGGTCAACGACCTCTCGCGCGGGGCACTGGTGCAGGACATCGTGAACACGGTCGCGATCACCGCGATCCAGGCGCAGGAGGACGAGGCGTGA
- a CDS encoding DUF3817 domain-containing protein: MKSSVLTRYRVMAYVTAVLLILLVIAMIADYGFHVHGGGAAVGVTGFLHGWLYVVYLVFAFDLSVKAKWPLGKMVLVLLAGTIPTAAIFIERRVTRELASRVIRKEDAVGESDEQRESVEA, translated from the coding sequence ATGAAATCCAGCGTGCTGACCCGCTACCGGGTGATGGCCTACGTGACGGCCGTGCTGCTGATCCTCCTCGTGATCGCGATGATCGCCGACTACGGGTTCCACGTCCACGGCGGCGGCGCCGCCGTCGGCGTCACGGGCTTCCTCCACGGCTGGCTGTACGTCGTCTACCTGGTCTTCGCCTTCGACCTGAGCGTCAAGGCGAAGTGGCCGCTGGGGAAGATGGTGCTGGTGCTGCTGGCCGGGACGATCCCCACCGCCGCGATCTTCATCGAGCGCCGGGTCACCCGCGAGCTCGCCTCCCGGGTCATCCGCAAGGAGGACGCGGTGGGCGAGAGCGACGAGCAGCGCGAGTCCGTCGAGGCGTAG
- a CDS encoding MarR family winged helix-turn-helix transcriptional regulator: MPKPLSLPFDPIVRADELWTRHWGGVPSMAAITSIMRAQQILLSQVDAVVKPYGLTFARYEALVLLTFSKAGELPMSTIGERLMVHPTSVTNTVDRLVAAGLVDKRPNPNDGRGTLAGITARGREIVEKATRDLMAMDFGLGVYDADECQEIFALLRPLRIAAGDFEE, encoded by the coding sequence GTGCCGAAGCCCCTGAGCCTGCCCTTCGACCCCATCGTCCGCGCCGACGAACTGTGGACGCGGCACTGGGGGGGCGTGCCCTCCATGGCCGCTATCACCTCGATCATGCGTGCCCAGCAGATCCTGCTCTCCCAGGTCGACGCCGTCGTCAAGCCGTACGGTCTGACCTTCGCCCGCTACGAGGCGCTGGTGCTGCTCACCTTCTCGAAGGCGGGCGAGCTGCCGATGTCCACGATCGGCGAGCGGCTGATGGTCCACCCCACCTCGGTCACCAACACCGTCGACCGGCTGGTCGCGGCCGGCCTCGTCGACAAGCGGCCCAACCCGAACGACGGGCGCGGCACGCTGGCCGGCATCACGGCGCGGGGGCGGGAGATCGTCGAGAAGGCGACCCGCGACCTGATGGCGATGGACTTCGGCCTGGGCGTGTACGACGCGGACGAGTGCCAGGAGATCTTCGCCCTGCTGAGGCCGCTGCGGATAGCGGCCGGCGACTTCGAGGAGTGA
- a CDS encoding TetR/AcrR family transcriptional regulator → MSGASDAPDTPDAAAPSHHRPPERARGPARDPARGSPPDPSPQDRSHKRTGRPRSARADRAILAAAREALAELGWSGLALGDVAARAGVAKTTLYRRWAGKNELAVDALAALFDEQLELPDRGSLEADIEGAVLRFAALLDRPETRTALMAVVAEAGQDEALRTRIRESLVERQKHLVRLGRERAQRRGEMAPDEGAPDPARDDLVFDVVAGAVVHRMTVSSEPVDPAWAARLARLLVHGLGSAGRR, encoded by the coding sequence GTGTCCGGCGCATCCGACGCCCCCGACACCCCCGACGCAGCGGCCCCGTCCCACCACCGGCCCCCCGAACGGGCACGTGGTCCGGCCCGCGATCCGGCACGCGGCTCGCCACCCGATCCGTCACCCCAGGACCGCTCCCACAAGCGCACCGGGCGCCCCCGGAGCGCCCGGGCCGACCGGGCGATCCTCGCGGCGGCCCGCGAGGCGCTGGCGGAGCTGGGCTGGAGCGGGCTGGCCCTCGGCGACGTGGCGGCCCGCGCGGGGGTGGCGAAGACGACCCTCTACCGGCGCTGGGCGGGCAAGAACGAACTCGCCGTCGACGCCCTGGCGGCGCTCTTCGACGAGCAGTTGGAGCTGCCCGACCGCGGCAGCCTGGAGGCCGACATCGAGGGCGCCGTGCTGCGCTTCGCCGCCCTGCTGGACCGGCCGGAGACCCGGACGGCGCTGATGGCCGTGGTCGCCGAGGCCGGGCAGGACGAGGCGCTGCGGACCCGCATCCGCGAATCGCTCGTCGAGCGGCAGAAGCACCTGGTGCGGCTGGGGCGGGAGCGCGCCCAGCGGCGCGGCGAGATGGCGCCGGACGAGGGCGCCCCGGACCCGGCCAGGGACGACCTCGTCTTCGACGTGGTGGCCGGCGCGGTGGTGCACCGGATGACGGTGAGCTCCGAGCCGGTCGACCCGGCGTGGGCGGCCCGGCTGGCCCGGCTGCTGGTCCACGGGCTGGGCTCCGCCGGCCGCCGCTGA
- the pyk gene encoding pyruvate kinase, whose amino-acid sequence MRRAKIVCTLGPAVDSYDQLKTLVEAGMNVARLNFSHGSHAEHEGRYQRVRKVAEETGRAVGILADLQGPKIRLGKFADGPVELVAGDEFVITAEDVEGDRTQCGTTYKGLPGDVSQGDPILINDGNVALRVIEVDGPRVRSLVVEGGVVSDHKGINLPGAAVNVPALSEKDIEDLRFALRMGVDMVALSFVRDAKDVRDVHRVMDEEGRRVPVIAKVEKPQAVANMEDVVLAFDAVMVARGDLAVEYPLEKVPMVQKRLVELCRRNAKPVIVATQMMESMITNSRPTRAEASDVANAILDGADAVMLSAESSVGKYPVETVKTMARIVEAAEQELLGRGLQPLAPGKKPRTQGGAVARAAAELADFLDAKTLVAFTKSGDTARRLVRYRVPEPVVAFTTDPSTRNQLALTWGVETFVVEHVDTTDAMVELVDREMLKLSEYAPGDTVIITAGSPPGVAGTTNLVRVHHLGDETKS is encoded by the coding sequence ATGCGCCGAGCCAAGATCGTCTGCACCCTGGGTCCCGCCGTCGACTCCTACGACCAGCTGAAGACGCTGGTCGAGGCCGGTATGAACGTGGCCCGCCTCAACTTCAGCCACGGCAGCCACGCCGAGCACGAGGGACGCTACCAGCGGGTCCGCAAGGTCGCGGAGGAGACCGGCCGCGCGGTCGGCATCCTCGCGGACCTCCAGGGCCCCAAGATCCGCCTCGGCAAGTTCGCCGACGGCCCGGTGGAGCTGGTGGCGGGCGACGAGTTCGTCATCACCGCCGAGGACGTCGAGGGCGACCGCACCCAGTGCGGCACCACCTACAAGGGCCTGCCCGGCGACGTCTCGCAGGGCGACCCGATCCTCATCAACGACGGCAACGTGGCGCTGCGGGTGATCGAGGTCGACGGCCCGCGGGTGCGCTCGCTGGTCGTCGAGGGCGGCGTGGTCTCCGACCACAAGGGCATCAACCTGCCCGGCGCGGCCGTCAACGTGCCCGCGCTGTCCGAGAAGGACATCGAGGACCTGCGCTTCGCGCTGCGGATGGGCGTCGACATGGTCGCGCTCTCCTTCGTGCGGGACGCCAAGGACGTGCGCGACGTGCACCGGGTGATGGACGAGGAGGGCCGCCGGGTCCCCGTCATCGCCAAGGTGGAGAAGCCGCAGGCGGTCGCGAACATGGAGGACGTCGTCCTCGCCTTCGACGCGGTGATGGTGGCCCGCGGCGACCTCGCCGTGGAGTACCCGCTGGAGAAGGTCCCGATGGTGCAGAAGCGGCTGGTGGAGCTCTGCCGCCGCAACGCCAAGCCGGTGATCGTGGCGACCCAGATGATGGAGTCGATGATCACCAACTCCCGCCCGACCCGCGCCGAGGCCTCCGACGTGGCCAACGCCATCCTGGACGGCGCGGACGCGGTCATGCTCTCCGCGGAGTCCTCCGTCGGCAAGTACCCGGTCGAGACGGTCAAGACGATGGCGCGCATCGTCGAGGCGGCCGAGCAGGAGCTGCTGGGCCGGGGCCTGCAGCCCCTGGCGCCGGGCAAGAAGCCGCGCACCCAGGGCGGTGCCGTGGCCCGCGCCGCGGCCGAGCTGGCCGACTTCCTGGACGCCAAGACGCTGGTGGCGTTCACCAAGTCCGGTGACACCGCCCGCCGTCTGGTCCGCTACCGCGTGCCCGAGCCCGTGGTGGCCTTCACCACCGACCCGTCCACCCGCAACCAGCTCGCGCTGACCTGGGGCGTGGAGACGTTCGTGGTCGAGCACGTGGACACCACCGACGCGATGGTGGAGCTGGTGGACCGGGAGATGCTCAAGCTCTCCGAGTACGCCCCCGGCGACACCGTGATCATCACCGCCGGCTCCCCGCCCGGAGTCGCCGGCACCACCAACCTGGTGCGGGTCCACCACCTGGGCGACGAGACCAAGAGCTGA
- a CDS encoding DUF6114 domain-containing protein, producing MSAESIGLQARLRYGRLLFRRWRWTRPFWAGLLTLLSGLPIAYFPYANLTFGQLTVRMSTTTGSASLIIGVLLFVLGLTMWFQSAVRVFAGVASIMLALVSLPVSNFGGFLAGFVLGLLGGAMAVSWAPGRPADEPGEKAELPEGEPGPRDEDGEPPVSGDLFLPAQGGGGLERVGEPVSAGRSAEEETTKENGRHRAG from the coding sequence ATGAGTGCCGAGTCGATCGGACTCCAGGCCCGACTCCGCTACGGGCGCCTGCTGTTCCGGCGCTGGCGGTGGACCCGGCCGTTCTGGGCGGGCCTGCTCACCCTCCTGTCCGGCCTGCCCATCGCGTACTTCCCCTACGCGAACCTGACGTTCGGTCAGTTGACCGTGCGGATGTCGACCACCACCGGTTCCGCCTCGCTGATCATCGGCGTGCTGCTCTTCGTCCTCGGCCTGACCATGTGGTTCCAGTCCGCCGTACGGGTCTTCGCCGGCGTCGCGTCGATCATGCTGGCCCTGGTGTCGCTCCCGGTGTCCAACTTCGGCGGATTCCTGGCGGGCTTCGTCCTCGGCCTGCTCGGCGGCGCGATGGCCGTCTCCTGGGCACCGGGCAGACCCGCGGACGAGCCGGGCGAGAAGGCCGAGCTGCCCGAAGGCGAGCCCGGACCGCGAGACGAGGACGGGGAACCGCCGGTGTCCGGCGACCTCTTCCTGCCCGCGCAGGGGGGAGGCGGCCTCGAACGCGTCGGGGAACCGGTGTCCGCTGGCCGGTCCGCCGAGGAAGAGACGACCAAGGAGAACGGGAGGCACCGTGCTGGGTGA
- a CDS encoding acetate kinase encodes MSDGTDRADGGTAAGGEPSRVLVLNSGSSSVKYQLIDMAAGTADDAGPESGGRRLTAGAVERIGEPGGVPGHAEALEEVARELAGRGLGLDSPELAAVGHRVVHGGTRFTGPVLVTDEVLAGIEALVPLAPLHNPANLAGIRVARRLRPDLPQVAVFDTAFHATIPEAAARYAIDTAVADRYGVRRYGFHGTSHSYVSRATARLLGRDPSEVNMIVLHLGNGASASALRGGVCVDTSMGMTPLEGLVMGTRSGDIDPAVPLHLARVAGMGTEDLDTLLNKRSGLLGLCGDNDMREIGRRMSEGDEAAQLAFDVYVHRLRRYVGAFSAVLGRVDAVVFTAGVGENSAAVRAAATAGLEQLGIELDTVRNAVRASGSRLVSAPGSRVAVAVVPTDEEWEIARETFRLARGTAGGGPGPEVRA; translated from the coding sequence GTGAGCGACGGCACGGACCGCGCGGACGGCGGCACGGCGGCGGGCGGCGAGCCGAGCCGGGTGCTGGTGCTGAACTCGGGGTCGTCCTCGGTGAAGTACCAGCTGATCGACATGGCGGCCGGTACCGCCGACGACGCCGGTCCCGAGAGCGGCGGGCGGCGGCTGACGGCCGGCGCCGTGGAGCGGATCGGCGAGCCGGGCGGCGTGCCCGGGCACGCGGAGGCGCTGGAGGAGGTGGCACGGGAGCTGGCCGGGCGGGGCCTCGGGCTGGACTCGCCGGAGCTGGCCGCGGTGGGCCACCGGGTGGTGCACGGCGGCACCCGGTTCACCGGGCCGGTGCTGGTCACCGACGAGGTGCTGGCCGGCATCGAGGCGCTGGTGCCGCTGGCGCCGCTGCACAACCCGGCCAACCTCGCCGGCATCAGGGTGGCCCGGAGGCTGCGCCCGGACCTGCCGCAGGTGGCCGTCTTCGACACCGCGTTCCACGCCACCATCCCGGAGGCCGCGGCCCGGTACGCGATCGACACCGCCGTGGCCGACCGGTACGGGGTGCGCCGCTACGGCTTCCACGGCACCTCCCACTCCTACGTCTCGCGGGCGACCGCCCGGCTGCTGGGCCGGGACCCGTCCGAGGTGAACATGATCGTGCTGCACCTGGGCAACGGCGCCTCGGCCTCGGCGCTGCGCGGCGGGGTGTGCGTGGACACCTCGATGGGGATGACGCCGCTGGAGGGCCTGGTGATGGGCACCCGCTCCGGCGACATCGACCCGGCGGTGCCGCTCCACCTGGCCCGGGTCGCCGGGATGGGCACGGAGGACCTGGACACCCTGCTGAACAAGCGGTCCGGGCTGCTGGGCCTGTGCGGGGACAACGACATGCGGGAGATCGGCCGCCGGATGAGCGAGGGCGACGAGGCCGCCCAGCTCGCCTTCGACGTCTACGTCCACCGGCTGCGCCGCTACGTGGGCGCGTTCAGCGCGGTGCTGGGCCGGGTGGACGCGGTGGTGTTCACCGCGGGCGTGGGCGAGAACTCGGCGGCGGTACGGGCGGCGGCCACGGCCGGCCTGGAGCAGTTGGGCATCGAGCTGGACACCGTGCGCAACGCGGTGCGCGCGTCCGGCTCCCGGCTGGTCTCCGCTCCTGGGAGCCGGGTGGCCGTCGCCGTGGTGCCCACTGACGAGGAGTGGGAGATCGCCCGAGAGACCTTCCGGCTGGCCCGCGGTACGGCGGGCGGCGGGCCGGGACCGGAGGTGCGCGCGTGA
- a CDS encoding tetratricopeptide repeat protein, whose amino-acid sequence MQPRNMSMSGVVDLAAVKAASEAKAKAEQARAQRQEGGPAAAETSPVVFEVTEADFESAVLQRSAEVPVVISFWADRAEQSKQLNTVLERLAGEYRGRFVLGTAEVYANQLLFQQFGVQGVPAVFAVLAGQAMPLFQGAAPEDQITEVLDQLIAVAEQRFGIVGAEVEAGEAPAEEAPPRPLTPQELALGAAHDALDAGDLAGAVQAYRDVLADEPANTEAKLGLAQAELLQRVEGADPQAVRAAAAGDPGDVAAQLAAADLDLVGGHVEDAFSRLVDAVRRTAGEDRDRVRLRLLELFEVVGPEDPRVAGARAALARVLF is encoded by the coding sequence ATGCAGCCACGGAACATGTCCATGAGCGGTGTGGTCGACCTCGCCGCGGTGAAGGCGGCCAGTGAGGCCAAGGCCAAGGCCGAGCAGGCCCGTGCCCAGCGGCAGGAGGGCGGCCCGGCGGCGGCCGAGACCTCCCCCGTCGTCTTCGAGGTGACCGAGGCGGACTTCGAGAGCGCCGTCCTCCAGCGGTCGGCCGAGGTCCCGGTCGTGATCAGCTTCTGGGCCGACCGGGCCGAGCAGTCCAAGCAGCTGAACACGGTCCTTGAGCGGCTGGCCGGCGAGTACCGCGGGCGGTTCGTCCTGGGTACCGCCGAGGTCTACGCCAACCAGCTGCTCTTCCAGCAGTTCGGCGTGCAGGGGGTGCCCGCGGTCTTCGCGGTGCTGGCCGGGCAGGCCATGCCGCTCTTCCAGGGTGCCGCCCCCGAGGACCAGATCACCGAGGTGCTGGACCAGCTGATCGCCGTCGCCGAGCAGCGCTTCGGCATCGTCGGCGCCGAGGTGGAGGCCGGCGAGGCCCCCGCCGAGGAGGCGCCGCCGCGCCCGCTCACCCCGCAGGAGCTGGCCCTGGGGGCCGCGCACGACGCGCTGGACGCGGGTGACCTGGCCGGCGCGGTCCAGGCGTACCGCGACGTGCTGGCCGACGAACCGGCCAACACCGAGGCCAAACTCGGCCTCGCGCAGGCCGAACTCCTCCAGCGGGTGGAGGGCGCCGACCCGCAGGCGGTGCGCGCGGCGGCGGCCGGGGACCCCGGCGACGTGGCCGCCCAGCTGGCCGCGGCCGACCTCGACCTGGTCGGCGGCCATGTGGAGGACGCCTTCTCCCGGCTGGTCGACGCGGTGCGGCGCACGGCGGGCGAGGACCGCGACCGGGTCCGGCTGCGGCTGCTGGAGCTCTTCGAGGTCGTCGGCCCGGAGGACCCGCGCGTGGCCGGCGCTCGCGCCGCCCTGGCCCGAGTCCTCTTCTGA
- a CDS encoding DUF397 domain-containing protein, whose protein sequence is MSLEATVGDDGMIYIRETRQPEVVAVTTPRKWEAFVLGVQAGEFDHLVAGVGAGVGAEAEVG, encoded by the coding sequence GTGTCCCTCGAAGCGACCGTCGGAGACGACGGGATGATCTACATCCGTGAGACCCGGCAGCCCGAGGTGGTCGCGGTGACCACCCCCCGGAAGTGGGAGGCGTTCGTCCTGGGCGTCCAGGCCGGGGAGTTCGATCACCTCGTGGCGGGGGTGGGGGCGGGAGTGGGAGCCGAGGCCGAGGTGGGCTGA
- a CDS encoding acyl-CoA mutase large subunit family protein, producing the protein MDAHEIESGRARWQARFDSARKRDADFTTLSGDPVEPVYGPPPGAEVPGFERIGWPGEYPFTRGLHPTGYRGRTWTIRQFAGFGNAEQTNRRYKMILEAGGGGLSVAFDMPTLMGRDSDDPRSLGEVGHCGVAVDSAADLEVLFSGIPLGEVTTSMTVSGPAVPVFCMYLVAAERQGVDPAVLNGTLQTDIFKEYIAQKEWLFAPAPHLRLIGDLMEHCAAAVPAYKPLSVSGYHIREAGATAAQELAYTLADGFGYVELGLSRGLDVDTFAPGLSFFFDAHLDFFEEIAKFRAARRIWARWMRDVYGASSEKAQWLRFHTQTAGVSLTAQQPYNNVVRTAVEALSAVLGGTNSLHTNALDETLALPSEQAAEIALRTQQVLMEETGVANVADPLGGSWYVEALTDRIEAEAERIFDRIRELGERSVPTGEHPVGPMTSGILRGIEDGWFTGEIAESAFRYQQALEKGAKRVVGVNAHTGSVTGDLEILRVGHEVEREQIHVLAGRRAARDGAAVRKALDGMLAAARSGQNMIPPMLDAVRAEATLGEICGVLREEWGSYAEPARF; encoded by the coding sequence ATGGACGCCCACGAGATCGAGTCGGGCCGCGCCCGGTGGCAGGCGCGCTTCGACTCCGCACGCAAGCGCGACGCCGACTTCACCACGCTCTCGGGTGACCCGGTGGAGCCGGTCTACGGCCCGCCCCCCGGCGCCGAGGTGCCCGGGTTCGAGCGGATCGGCTGGCCGGGGGAGTACCCGTTCACCCGCGGCCTGCATCCCACCGGCTACCGCGGCCGGACATGGACGATCCGCCAGTTCGCCGGGTTCGGCAACGCGGAGCAGACCAACCGCCGCTACAAGATGATCCTGGAGGCGGGCGGCGGCGGCCTGTCCGTGGCCTTCGACATGCCGACGCTGATGGGCCGCGACTCCGACGACCCGCGCTCGCTGGGCGAGGTCGGCCACTGCGGGGTCGCCGTGGACTCGGCCGCCGACCTGGAGGTGCTCTTCTCCGGCATCCCCCTCGGCGAGGTCACCACCTCGATGACGGTCTCCGGCCCGGCCGTCCCCGTCTTCTGCATGTACCTGGTGGCGGCCGAGCGGCAGGGCGTCGATCCGGCGGTGCTCAACGGCACGCTCCAGACCGACATCTTCAAGGAGTACATCGCCCAGAAGGAGTGGCTGTTCGCGCCGGCCCCGCACCTGCGCCTCATCGGCGACCTCATGGAGCACTGCGCCGCAGCGGTCCCCGCGTACAAGCCGCTGTCCGTCTCCGGCTACCACATCCGCGAGGCCGGGGCCACGGCCGCCCAGGAGCTCGCCTACACCCTCGCCGACGGCTTCGGGTACGTGGAGCTGGGCCTGTCCCGCGGGCTCGACGTGGACACCTTCGCGCCGGGTCTGTCCTTCTTCTTCGACGCCCACCTGGACTTCTTCGAGGAGATCGCCAAGTTCCGCGCGGCCCGCCGGATCTGGGCCCGCTGGATGCGGGACGTCTACGGCGCCTCCTCGGAGAAGGCCCAGTGGCTGCGCTTCCACACCCAGACGGCCGGCGTCTCGCTCACCGCCCAGCAGCCGTACAACAACGTCGTGCGCACCGCCGTGGAGGCCCTGTCCGCGGTGCTCGGCGGCACCAACTCGCTGCACACCAACGCCCTGGACGAGACGCTGGCGCTGCCCAGCGAGCAGGCGGCCGAGATCGCGCTGCGCACCCAGCAGGTGCTGATGGAGGAGACCGGCGTGGCCAACGTGGCCGACCCGCTCGGCGGCTCCTGGTACGTCGAGGCGCTCACCGACCGGATCGAGGCGGAGGCCGAGCGGATCTTCGACCGGATCAGGGAGCTGGGGGAGCGGTCGGTGCCCACGGGGGAGCACCCCGTCGGGCCGATGACCTCGGGCATCCTGCGCGGCATCGAGGACGGCTGGTTCACCGGCGAGATCGCCGAGTCCGCCTTCCGCTACCAGCAGGCGCTGGAGAAGGGCGCGAAGAGGGTCGTCGGCGTGAACGCCCACACCGGCTCGGTCACCGGCGACCTGGAGATCCTGCGGGTCGGCCACGAGGTGGAGCGCGAGCAGATCCACGTGCTGGCCGGGCGCCGGGCGGCCCGGGACGGCGCGGCGGTGCGCAAGGCGCTGGACGGCATGCTGGCCGCCGCCCGGAGCGGGCAGAACATGATCCCCCCCATGCTGGACGCGGTGCGGGCCGAGGCCACGCTCGGCGAGATCTGCGGGGTGCTGCGGGAGGAGTGGGGCTCCTACGCGGAGCCGGCCCGCTTCTGA